Proteins co-encoded in one Marinomonas sp. IMCC 4694 genomic window:
- the lnt gene encoding apolipoprotein N-acyltransferase produces MTLPHPDKTNVKTGWIPLLTKRLTQLSPKVSALLGILAGAIGVTGFSPFYFWPGYFVCLVIFSALIMTSPSAKSARWRGASVALGFFGAGISWVYVSIAEYGQVGSLIAALITLMFVSVLCVFWVLAAWSSWRLMQRFSRWPASLWISLCFLTAEYLRSTLFTGFPWLLPGYAIENTWLFELLPVGGVWLTSAVVVVTASALASLLVTKKRSVTLLSMALIAWLIAAWLAYVPVTWVKQTGTLSTTLIQGNVKQDEKWLAHTAGQSLAYYQQTTMAHLNSELVVWPETAITYPYPQIQPYLTSFSQELANSNTTLITGIPDINENSKEYYNAIWATGNGFGLYYKRRLVPFGEYLPLNQYIGPILDVFDMPMSNFTSGDDNQPVLQVGEWGIAPFICYEIVYAEQVRRRVRDSDFLITISNDGWFGRSIGPWQHLQIAQFRAKESGRYVIRATNTGITAFINEQGRIVAQAPQFERTTLTADAKAFAGITPYVQWGYWPTIWWLGLCVMLSFMGLLLSQRKKIV; encoded by the coding sequence ATGACGCTACCCCACCCCGATAAGACCAACGTAAAAACGGGGTGGATACCGCTCCTCACCAAAAGATTGACTCAGCTTTCACCCAAAGTATCCGCTTTGCTGGGAATCTTAGCGGGGGCAATAGGGGTAACTGGCTTTTCACCTTTTTACTTTTGGCCGGGCTATTTTGTTTGTCTGGTGATATTTAGCGCGCTCATCATGACAAGTCCGTCTGCGAAGTCGGCACGTTGGCGAGGGGCGTCGGTTGCCTTGGGCTTTTTTGGTGCCGGCATTTCTTGGGTTTATGTAAGTATTGCCGAATATGGGCAAGTGGGGAGCTTGATCGCAGCGCTCATCACCTTGATGTTTGTGTCAGTCCTCTGTGTGTTTTGGGTGCTGGCGGCGTGGTCGTCTTGGCGTTTAATGCAAAGGTTCTCCCGGTGGCCGGCAAGTCTGTGGATCAGTTTGTGTTTTTTAACGGCCGAGTATTTACGCAGCACACTGTTTACCGGCTTCCCTTGGCTTTTACCGGGTTACGCCATAGAAAATACCTGGCTATTTGAATTATTGCCTGTCGGTGGAGTTTGGCTCACCAGCGCCGTGGTGGTGGTCACTGCAAGCGCCCTGGCCAGCCTATTAGTGACCAAAAAACGGTCTGTCACACTGTTGTCCATGGCACTGATCGCTTGGTTGATCGCAGCGTGGTTAGCGTATGTTCCCGTTACTTGGGTAAAACAAACCGGCACACTCAGCACAACGCTGATCCAAGGCAACGTCAAACAAGATGAAAAATGGCTGGCTCATACGGCAGGGCAATCTCTAGCCTATTACCAACAAACCACAATGGCGCACCTAAACAGTGAGCTCGTAGTGTGGCCAGAAACCGCTATTACCTACCCTTACCCGCAAATACAGCCTTATTTGACCTCTTTTAGCCAAGAACTCGCCAACAGCAATACTACGCTGATTACCGGCATTCCGGACATCAATGAAAACAGCAAAGAGTATTACAATGCCATTTGGGCCACTGGAAATGGTTTTGGGCTGTATTACAAACGCAGGCTAGTGCCGTTCGGAGAATACCTCCCACTTAATCAGTACATTGGACCGATTTTGGATGTGTTTGACATGCCCATGTCGAACTTCACCTCGGGCGATGATAATCAACCAGTCCTGCAAGTGGGCGAATGGGGAATTGCTCCCTTTATTTGTTATGAAATTGTGTACGCAGAACAAGTAAGACGCAGGGTACGCGACAGCGATTTTCTGATCACGATCAGTAACGATGGCTGGTTTGGTCGCTCTATTGGCCCCTGGCAACACTTACAAATTGCCCAGTTTCGTGCCAAAGAATCCGGTCGCTACGTGATCCGCGCTACCAACACAGGCATTACAGCGTTTATCAACGAGCAGGGTCGCATTGTGGCTCAAGCGCCTCAGTTTGAACGCACCACATTAACGGCCGACGCCAAAGCGTTTGCAGGCATCACGCCTTACGTGCAATGGGGGTATTGGCCGACCATATGGTGGTTAGGGTTGTGTGTGATGTTGTCGTTTATGGGGCTGTTACTGAGCCAACGAAAGAAAATAGTGTGA
- a CDS encoding zinc ribbon-containing protein: MHSMKKDSPKIENDSNLVEEARKTLAGAKDWLLEDVALMTAYWHDKMGYTEAWVEANWQFVLNESHELVEELDEKEDAALLWLINHANNNPVPLEECHVAGTDVAPGAYHCMACGHDNHLDNQQVLPPCEVCHYGLMSTHEGQVS, encoded by the coding sequence ATGCATTCTATGAAAAAAGATTCACCAAAAATTGAAAACGATTCCAATTTAGTGGAAGAAGCTCGCAAGACCCTGGCGGGTGCCAAAGATTGGCTGCTAGAGGATGTGGCTTTAATGACGGCCTATTGGCACGACAAAATGGGCTACACCGAAGCCTGGGTTGAGGCCAATTGGCAGTTTGTTCTTAATGAGAGCCATGAGCTTGTCGAAGAACTGGACGAAAAAGAAGATGCGGCGCTGTTATGGCTTATTAACCATGCTAACAACAATCCCGTTCCCTTAGAAGAATGCCATGTAGCGGGGACCGACGTTGCGCCTGGTGCTTATCATTGCATGGCGTGCGGCCATGACAATCACCTTGATAATCAACAAGTTCTGCCGCCCTGTGAAGTGTGCCATTATGGTTTGATGTCGACTCATGAAGGTCAGGTAAGTTAA
- the leuS gene encoding leucine--tRNA ligase, with translation MQEQYNPQQIEQAAQSFWDENKVFKAVADTNKEKFYCLSMFPYPSGRLHMGHVRNYTIGDVIARYQRMKGKNVLQPMGWDAFGLPAENAAIKHKTAPAKWTTENIAYMKGQLKELGFGYDWDREVATCTPEYYKWEQWFFTQLVEKGLAYKKTAAVNWCPEDQTVLANEQVEEGACWRCGTTVEKKEISQWFIRITDYAEELLNDLDQLDGWPEKVKAMQRNWIGRSEGLEFSFEVQSKAERLSVYTTRPDTVMGVTYVAVATQHPLSLEAAESNAELADFIAQSKLMSTTEADMATVEKKGMDTGFKAIHPITGDAVPIYAANFVLMDYGSGAVMSVPAHDQRDFEFAKKYALDIKHVIQADDSVDLDAAAFTEKGTLCNSGEFDGLDFQAAFDAICTWMTDKGIGEKKVNYRLRDWGVSRQRYWGTPIPTINLKDGSVVPVPHDQLPVVLPTDVVMDGVNSPIKNNPAFSSVMFNGEEAERETDTFDTFMESSWYFARYCCPDSTDAMLTEEANYWLPVDQYVGGVEHAILHLLYSRFFHKLLRDAGLVNSDEPFKRLLTQGMVNKDGTKMSKSKGNTVDPQEMIEKYGADTVRLFIMFSAPPEQSLEWNDAGVDGASRFLRRLWALSYRHMNAGKVGELVVADLNGAQKALRRKTHETIQKVTDDIERRQTFNTAIAAVMELCNDVSKFEDQTELGLAVEQEALEAATLLLSPMVPHIAYQLWADLGHTDNVVDTPWPVLDEAALVKDELIIVVQVLGKKRAELTVSANADSKTIEAEALAHPSVIKHLEGKTVRKVIVVPGRLVNIVAN, from the coding sequence ATGCAAGAACAATACAATCCGCAGCAAATTGAACAGGCGGCACAGTCTTTTTGGGACGAAAATAAAGTCTTCAAAGCCGTCGCTGATACCAACAAAGAAAAGTTCTACTGCCTTTCCATGTTCCCCTACCCAAGCGGCCGTCTGCACATGGGCCATGTTCGTAACTACACCATCGGCGACGTGATCGCTCGTTACCAGCGCATGAAAGGCAAAAATGTCCTACAGCCTATGGGCTGGGACGCGTTTGGCTTACCGGCGGAAAACGCAGCGATTAAACATAAAACAGCACCCGCAAAATGGACCACTGAAAACATCGCCTACATGAAAGGTCAACTAAAAGAGCTGGGCTTTGGTTACGATTGGGATCGTGAAGTCGCGACCTGCACGCCTGAGTACTACAAATGGGAGCAGTGGTTTTTCACCCAATTGGTAGAAAAAGGCCTTGCCTACAAAAAAACAGCGGCGGTAAATTGGTGCCCCGAAGACCAAACCGTATTGGCCAATGAACAAGTAGAAGAAGGCGCATGCTGGCGTTGTGGCACCACGGTTGAGAAAAAAGAAATCTCTCAGTGGTTTATCCGCATCACCGATTACGCTGAAGAGCTATTAAACGATCTTGATCAACTGGATGGCTGGCCAGAAAAAGTCAAAGCCATGCAGCGTAACTGGATTGGTCGTTCTGAAGGTTTAGAATTCAGTTTTGAAGTACAAAGCAAAGCCGAGCGTCTTTCGGTCTACACCACGCGACCTGATACCGTCATGGGCGTAACCTATGTTGCGGTAGCAACGCAGCATCCTTTGTCTTTGGAAGCGGCTGAAAGCAACGCCGAATTAGCGGACTTCATCGCCCAAAGCAAATTAATGTCGACCACTGAAGCCGACATGGCCACCGTCGAAAAGAAAGGCATGGACACCGGCTTCAAGGCCATTCACCCGATTACAGGCGACGCCGTGCCTATTTACGCGGCTAACTTCGTATTAATGGATTATGGCTCTGGGGCTGTCATGTCCGTTCCCGCTCACGATCAACGCGACTTTGAATTTGCTAAAAAATACGCCCTTGATATAAAACACGTTATTCAAGCCGACGACTCAGTTGATTTAGACGCAGCGGCTTTTACCGAAAAAGGCACATTGTGTAATTCTGGAGAATTTGACGGTCTGGACTTTCAAGCCGCTTTCGATGCGATCTGCACCTGGATGACAGACAAGGGCATCGGCGAGAAAAAAGTCAACTATCGTTTGCGTGATTGGGGCGTTAGTCGTCAGCGTTATTGGGGAACGCCTATCCCAACCATCAATCTCAAAGACGGCTCTGTAGTACCTGTGCCTCATGACCAGCTGCCTGTTGTTTTGCCAACAGACGTGGTTATGGACGGCGTTAACTCCCCTATTAAAAACAATCCCGCCTTTTCTTCGGTGATGTTTAATGGCGAAGAAGCCGAGCGTGAAACCGATACCTTCGATACCTTTATGGAATCCTCTTGGTACTTTGCTCGTTATTGCTGCCCTGACTCTACCGACGCCATGCTGACGGAAGAAGCCAATTACTGGCTACCTGTCGACCAATACGTTGGCGGTGTTGAGCATGCCATTCTGCACTTGTTGTATTCACGCTTTTTCCATAAATTGCTGCGTGATGCGGGCCTAGTCAACTCTGACGAGCCTTTTAAACGCTTGTTAACGCAAGGCATGGTCAACAAAGACGGCACCAAGATGTCAAAATCCAAAGGTAACACCGTCGATCCTCAAGAAATGATCGAGAAATACGGCGCCGATACCGTACGTTTGTTCATCATGTTCAGCGCACCACCAGAGCAATCTTTGGAATGGAATGATGCCGGCGTTGATGGCGCATCGCGTTTTTTACGTCGTTTATGGGCCTTATCTTATCGTCACATGAACGCGGGCAAAGTCGGTGAGCTCGTTGTGGCCGATTTAAACGGGGCGCAAAAAGCATTACGTCGTAAAACACACGAAACCATCCAAAAAGTGACCGATGATATTGAGCGGCGCCAAACCTTTAATACCGCCATTGCGGCCGTTATGGAACTGTGCAACGACGTGAGTAAGTTCGAAGATCAAACAGAACTTGGCTTAGCCGTTGAGCAAGAAGCACTGGAAGCCGCGACCTTGTTGCTATCACCAATGGTGCCACACATTGCGTATCAGCTTTGGGCCGATCTTGGCCATACTGACAACGTTGTCGACACGCCTTGGCCCGTGTTGGACGAAGCCGCGCTAGTAAAAGATGAGTTGATCATCGTGGTGCAAGTATTGGGGAAAAAACGCGCTGAATTGACGGTTTCCGCTAACGCTGACAGCAAAACCATTGAAGCCGAAGCCTTAGCTCATCCTAGCGTAATCAAACACCTAGAAGGCAAAACAGTGCGTAAAGTAATCGTCGTACCTGGGCGCTTAGTGAACATTGTCGCTAACTAA
- the holA gene encoding DNA polymerase III subunit delta, with amino-acid sequence MKVRADQLAQQLKRNLTPIYIISGDEVLLVQEAADQVRKAAQLHRIEERLRFVADAQFDWQDVINENQSLSLFSNHRLFDIQIDKMGEKHTKALAQLGQSLSEDNIILLTLPKLDARTQKAKWFTQLESQGVFVQIWPIDSNRLPAWVQQRAQTLNLSLSRDAAAILCERGEGNLLALSQELEKLALLHGPGAKIDKDNVVESVADSSRYSIYDLSDRLLMGNTKDAMHCLNQLMGEGVEASILLWLFNREIQTLSNVNQAMQSTSFRQACQTERIWDKRIPFYESAMTRHNHITLPYMQNYLALMDKSIKGLEGPDSHIGFRNLVMMFCGHKPVVTELDIPT; translated from the coding sequence ATGAAAGTCAGAGCAGACCAGCTAGCACAGCAACTGAAAAGGAATCTCACGCCTATTTATATTATTTCTGGCGACGAGGTTTTATTGGTGCAAGAAGCCGCCGATCAGGTTCGCAAGGCCGCACAGCTTCATCGTATAGAAGAGCGTTTGCGTTTTGTGGCCGATGCACAATTTGACTGGCAAGACGTCATCAACGAAAACCAGAGCTTATCGCTTTTCTCCAACCATCGGCTCTTCGATATTCAAATTGATAAAATGGGCGAAAAGCACACGAAAGCCCTCGCACAGCTTGGCCAATCCCTCAGCGAAGACAACATTATTTTACTGACGCTACCCAAACTGGACGCCAGAACACAAAAAGCCAAATGGTTTACGCAACTGGAATCTCAAGGTGTATTTGTTCAAATCTGGCCCATAGACAGCAATCGATTGCCCGCTTGGGTTCAACAACGGGCTCAAACGCTGAACCTATCACTTAGCCGTGATGCTGCGGCGATCCTCTGCGAACGAGGCGAAGGCAACTTACTGGCCCTATCGCAAGAGCTGGAGAAACTGGCTTTACTGCATGGGCCAGGGGCAAAAATTGACAAAGACAATGTGGTGGAATCGGTGGCGGACAGCAGCCGCTACTCCATCTACGACTTAAGCGACCGCCTTTTAATGGGCAACACCAAAGACGCCATGCATTGTCTTAACCAACTTATGGGAGAAGGCGTCGAAGCCAGTATTCTCTTGTGGTTGTTTAACCGTGAAATTCAAACGCTCAGTAATGTAAACCAAGCCATGCAATCGACCAGTTTTCGACAAGCCTGTCAGACAGAAAGAATTTGGGATAAGCGTATTCCGTTCTACGAAAGCGCCATGACACGCCACAATCACATTACCTTGCCCTACATGCAAAACTATCTCGCCCTGATGGACAAAAGCATCAAAGGCCTAGAAGGGCCAGACAGCCATATTGGCTTTCGTAACTTGGTGATGATGTTTTGTGGGCACAAACCGGTTGTCACTGAGTTAGATATACCCAC